Proteins from a genomic interval of Micromonospora sp. NBC_00389:
- a CDS encoding regulatory protein RecX, translated as MAGRRARTGRGWDASPPRTGDASDPPRPRRGRRGRSEEADAVESSAPPRDESEVAREICLRQLAVRPRTRAELAGALAKRGISEQVSAEVLDRYDEVGIIDDAAFARAWVSSRHTGRGLARRALANELRQRGVDGEVATEALGELDEETEAETARALVERKLRTARGEPDAIFRRLVGMLARKGYPPGVAIRAVKDAIAAQSAEAAEFAEQIDADALADAEGELDRDNRPVE; from the coding sequence ATGGCAGGACGACGCGCCCGTACGGGACGGGGCTGGGATGCCAGCCCACCCCGTACGGGCGATGCCAGTGACCCGCCCCGCCCTCGCCGGGGTCGCCGTGGCCGGTCCGAGGAGGCCGACGCCGTCGAGTCCTCGGCGCCGCCTCGTGACGAGTCGGAGGTGGCGCGCGAGATCTGCCTGCGCCAACTCGCCGTCCGGCCACGCACCCGGGCCGAGCTGGCCGGGGCACTGGCCAAGCGGGGCATCTCCGAGCAGGTCTCGGCCGAGGTCCTCGACCGGTACGACGAGGTCGGCATCATCGACGACGCCGCGTTCGCTCGGGCCTGGGTGTCCAGCCGGCACACCGGGCGTGGCCTGGCCCGCCGGGCGCTCGCCAACGAGCTGCGCCAGCGGGGCGTGGACGGCGAGGTGGCCACCGAGGCGCTGGGCGAGCTGGACGAGGAGACCGAGGCCGAGACCGCCCGTGCCCTCGTGGAGAGAAAGCTGCGCACCGCCCGGGGTGAGCCCGACGCGATCTTCCGGCGACTGGTGGGCATGCTGGCCCGCAAGGGCTACCCACCCGGCGTGGCGATCCGGGCAGTGAAGGACGCGATCGCGGCGCAGAGCGCCGAGGCGGCCGAGTTCGCCGAGCAGATCGACGCCGACGCGCTCGCCGACGCCGAGGGCGAATTGGACCGCGACAACCGTCCGGTCGAGTGA
- a CDS encoding DUF3046 domain-containing protein, producing the protein MRLTDFWARLEEAFGPGYAASIARDQVLSQLDGRTIEQALASGEQTHVVWRAVCAAYPDRVPARLR; encoded by the coding sequence GTGCGGCTGACCGACTTCTGGGCGCGGCTGGAGGAGGCGTTCGGGCCCGGCTACGCGGCCAGCATCGCCCGCGACCAGGTGCTGTCCCAGCTCGATGGACGCACCATCGAGCAGGCGTTGGCGTCGGGGGAGCAGACGCACGTGGTGTGGCGGGCGGTTTGCGCCGCGTACCCCGACCGAGTGCCCGCGCGACTACGCTGA
- the recA gene encoding recombinase RecA, with protein MAAGPDREKALDLALAQIDKQFGKGSVMRLGDRPVVQTAIIPTGSIALDVALGIGGLPRGRVVEIYGPESSGKTTVALHSVASAQRLGGIAAFIDAEHALDPEYAKALGVDTDAMLVSQPDTGEQALEIADMLIRSGAIDIIVIDSVAALVPRAEIEGEMGDSHVGLQARLMSQALRKITGVLSNTGTTAIFINQLREKIGVMFGSPETTTGGRALKFYASVRLDVRRIESLKDGTDVVGNRTRVKVVKNKVAAPFKQAEFDIMYGKGISREGSLIDVGVEQAIIRKSGAWYTYDGDQLGQGKEKAREFLKENPDVAAEIEKKILEKLGVGVGAGDAAGGPELPPVDF; from the coding sequence ATGGCAGCAGGGCCTGACCGGGAGAAGGCACTCGACCTAGCTCTCGCTCAGATTGACAAGCAATTCGGCAAGGGCTCGGTGATGCGGCTGGGGGACCGGCCCGTCGTCCAGACCGCGATCATCCCGACCGGCTCCATCGCGCTCGACGTGGCACTCGGCATTGGCGGCCTGCCGCGCGGCCGGGTGGTCGAGATCTACGGCCCGGAGTCCAGCGGTAAGACCACGGTGGCGCTGCACTCGGTGGCCAGCGCCCAGCGGCTCGGCGGCATCGCGGCCTTCATCGACGCCGAGCACGCGCTCGACCCGGAGTACGCGAAGGCCCTCGGGGTCGACACCGACGCGATGCTGGTCTCCCAGCCGGACACCGGCGAGCAGGCGCTGGAGATCGCGGACATGCTGATCCGCTCCGGCGCGATCGACATCATCGTGATCGACTCGGTGGCGGCCCTGGTGCCGCGCGCCGAGATCGAGGGTGAGATGGGCGACAGCCACGTGGGCCTCCAGGCCCGGCTGATGAGCCAGGCGCTGCGGAAGATCACCGGTGTGCTCAGCAACACCGGCACCACGGCGATCTTCATCAACCAGCTCCGGGAAAAGATCGGCGTGATGTTCGGCAGCCCGGAGACCACCACCGGTGGTCGGGCACTGAAGTTCTACGCCTCGGTCCGGCTCGACGTGCGACGCATCGAGAGCCTCAAGGACGGCACCGACGTGGTCGGTAACCGCACCCGGGTCAAGGTCGTGAAGAACAAGGTCGCGGCCCCGTTCAAGCAGGCCGAGTTCGACATCATGTACGGCAAGGGCATCTCGCGCGAGGGCTCGCTGATCGACGTCGGCGTGGAGCAGGCGATCATCCGCAAGTCCGGCGCCTGGTACACGTACGACGGCGACCAGCTCGGCCAGGGCAAGGAGAAGGCCCGGGAGTTCCTCAAGGAAAACCCGGACGTGGCTGCCGAGATCGAGAAGAAGATCCTGGAGAAGCTCGGCGTCGGGGTCGGTGCGGGTGACGCCGCCGGCGGCCCGGAGCTGCCGCCGGTCGACTTCTGA
- a CDS encoding 3-keto-5-aminohexanoate cleavage protein, protein MLKACLNGGRGREAHPAVPLTPAELAADAARCAALGVAAVHVHPRDAAGAESLRPAVTADALTAIRAARPGLPVGVSTGAWIEPDPAARVAAVRAWPVLPDFASVNAHEPGAEAVAAALHERGVLVEAGLWTLDAVAAYRSWRVPAGRVLVECMAEDVAVALVDASRILTALPSDAPPVLLHAEGPATWPVLAEAVRRSLGARIGLEDTLHLPDGSPAADNAALVAAAVAAGAG, encoded by the coding sequence ATGCTGAAGGCATGTCTGAACGGCGGACGCGGCCGGGAGGCCCATCCGGCCGTGCCGCTCACTCCGGCGGAGTTGGCCGCCGACGCGGCCCGCTGCGCGGCACTCGGCGTCGCGGCCGTGCACGTCCATCCCAGGGACGCGGCCGGCGCCGAGTCACTGCGGCCGGCGGTGACCGCTGACGCGCTGACCGCGATCCGCGCCGCCCGGCCGGGGCTGCCGGTCGGGGTGAGCACCGGAGCCTGGATCGAGCCGGATCCGGCCGCCCGGGTCGCCGCCGTCCGGGCCTGGCCGGTGCTGCCCGACTTCGCCTCGGTCAACGCACACGAGCCCGGCGCCGAGGCGGTCGCCGCCGCCCTGCACGAGCGCGGTGTGCTCGTCGAGGCGGGGCTGTGGACGCTCGACGCGGTCGCGGCGTACCGGAGCTGGCGGGTGCCGGCCGGGCGGGTCCTCGTCGAGTGCATGGCCGAGGACGTGGCGGTCGCGCTGGTCGACGCATCCCGGATCCTCACCGCGCTGCCGTCAGACGCACCGCCGGTGCTGCTGCACGCCGAGGGTCCGGCGACCTGGCCGGTCCTCGCCGAGGCGGTACGCCGGAGTTTGGGCGCCCGGATCGGGCTCGAGGACACCCTGCACCTGCCGGACGGCTCGCCCGCTGCGGACAACGCGGCGTTGGTGGCGGCAGCGGTGGCGGCCGGCGCCGGCTGA
- a CDS encoding UdgX family uracil-DNA binding protein (This protein belongs to the uracil DNA glycosylase superfamily, members of which act in excision repair of DNA. However, it belongs more specifically to UdgX branch, whose founding member was found to bind uracil in DNA (where it does not belong), without cleaving it, appears to promote DNA repair by a pathway involving RecA, rather than base excision.) — translation MAKETGSAPGAQRFIPPDADTIDELRAAAGGCRGCELYRDASQTVFGRGDESARVVLVGEQPGDLEDQKGLPFVGPAGRLLRRAVDDAGLDPRQLYLTNSVKHFRFELRGKRRIHQTPDQVHITACRPWLVAEFARLRPEIVVVLGATAAKALLGPSFRVTKQRGELLPWPASAQHPEDFTRVPVDSAGTVAGVPPARLLATIHPSAVLRADDQDKAYEGLVADLTVATRALPA, via the coding sequence ATGGCCAAGGAGACCGGGAGTGCCCCGGGCGCCCAGCGGTTCATCCCGCCCGACGCGGACACCATCGACGAGCTGCGTGCCGCCGCGGGTGGCTGTCGGGGGTGCGAGCTGTACCGGGACGCCTCGCAGACGGTCTTCGGCCGGGGCGACGAGAGCGCGCGAGTGGTGCTGGTCGGGGAGCAACCCGGCGACCTGGAGGACCAGAAGGGGCTGCCCTTCGTCGGTCCGGCCGGTCGGCTGCTGCGCCGCGCGGTCGACGACGCCGGGCTGGACCCGAGGCAGCTGTACCTCACCAACAGCGTGAAGCATTTCCGTTTTGAGCTGCGCGGCAAACGGCGGATCCATCAGACCCCGGACCAGGTGCACATCACCGCCTGCCGGCCCTGGCTGGTCGCCGAGTTCGCCCGGCTCCGGCCGGAGATCGTGGTGGTGCTCGGCGCGACCGCCGCCAAAGCGCTGCTCGGCCCGTCCTTCCGGGTGACCAAGCAGCGCGGGGAGTTGCTGCCCTGGCCAGCCTCGGCTCAGCACCCGGAGGACTTCACCCGCGTGCCGGTGGACAGCGCCGGCACGGTGGCCGGCGTGCCGCCGGCCCGGCTGCTGGCCACCATCCACCCGTCCGCCGTGCTGCGCGCCGACGACCAGGACAAGGCGTACGAGGGACTGGTCGCCGACCTCACCGTCGCCACCCGCGCCCTGCCCGCCTGA
- a CDS encoding amino acid ABC transporter ATP-binding protein encodes MDDVTTGEPLIVLDAVNKWFGPLHVLDDVSLSVGRGEVVVVIGPSGSGKSTLCRAINRLEPINSGTITFDGEPLPAEGKALAKLRSEVGMVFQSFNLFAHKTILENVTLGPVKVRKEKPAAARERGLALLDRVGIANQADKFPAQLSGGQQQRAAIARALAMQPKAMLFDEPTSALDPEMVGEVLDVMTSLARDGMTMVVVTHEMGFARHAANRVIFMADGQLVEDAPPAEFFANPRSERARDFLSKILTH; translated from the coding sequence GTGGACGACGTGACGACGGGCGAACCGCTCATCGTGCTGGACGCGGTCAACAAATGGTTCGGACCGCTGCACGTGCTGGATGACGTCTCGCTGTCGGTGGGTCGGGGCGAGGTGGTCGTGGTGATCGGCCCGTCCGGCTCCGGCAAGTCGACGCTGTGCCGCGCCATCAACCGACTGGAACCGATCAACTCAGGCACCATCACCTTCGACGGCGAGCCACTGCCGGCCGAGGGTAAGGCCCTCGCCAAGCTGCGCAGCGAGGTTGGCATGGTCTTCCAGTCCTTCAACCTCTTCGCCCACAAGACCATCCTCGAGAACGTCACCCTCGGCCCGGTCAAGGTCCGCAAGGAGAAGCCGGCGGCAGCCCGCGAGCGCGGCCTGGCCCTGCTCGACCGGGTCGGCATCGCCAACCAGGCGGACAAGTTCCCGGCCCAGCTCTCCGGCGGCCAGCAGCAGCGGGCGGCCATCGCCCGGGCGCTGGCCATGCAGCCCAAGGCGATGCTCTTCGACGAGCCGACCAGCGCGCTGGACCCGGAGATGGTCGGCGAGGTGCTGGACGTGATGACCTCGCTGGCCCGCGACGGCATGACGATGGTCGTGGTCACCCACGAGATGGGCTTCGCCCGGCACGCCGCGAACCGGGTCATCTTCATGGCCGACGGCCAACTGGTCGAGGACGCCCCGCCGGCGGAGTTCTTCGCCAACCCGCGCAGTGAGCGCGCCCGGGACTTCCTCTCCAAGATCCTCACGCACTAG
- a CDS encoding amino acid ABC transporter permease → MTRQTSVLYDVPGPRQRRITLISSLVATVVLLIGAYFLIYLPLDDKGQLSMELWGPLVDPSNENFSQVWDRIGLGFKNTLIAAALAILASLVVGTLLAVLRIQLKSLTRRRFTGAATPVAYLLRGLSSLLSAVTRVCVEVFRGLPVVLTIFFVARGFPEFGLYFDNLWYLVIGLTIYNSVVIAEILRSGMEGLPGGQAEAAAAIGLSPAQITRMILLPQSFRIMLPALISQLVVVLKDTSLGFIISYEETLNIGKQIIGVLGNPIQVYVVIAVLFIAVNYSLSKLAQYVQRRLSRGRKTAGIATDHLPPAALMSQAEGGGGGGGI, encoded by the coding sequence ATGACCCGGCAGACCAGCGTCCTCTACGACGTTCCCGGCCCCCGCCAGCGGCGGATCACGCTCATCAGCAGCCTGGTCGCCACGGTGGTGCTGCTGATCGGGGCGTACTTCCTGATCTACCTGCCGCTGGACGACAAGGGCCAGCTGTCGATGGAGCTGTGGGGCCCCCTTGTCGACCCCTCCAACGAGAACTTCTCGCAGGTGTGGGATCGGATCGGCCTCGGCTTCAAGAACACCCTGATCGCGGCGGCACTGGCCATCCTGGCCTCGCTGGTGGTCGGCACGCTGCTCGCCGTACTACGGATCCAGCTCAAGAGCCTGACCCGGCGCCGGTTCACCGGCGCGGCGACGCCGGTGGCGTACCTGCTGCGCGGGCTGAGCTCGCTGCTGTCGGCGGTCACCCGGGTCTGCGTCGAGGTGTTCCGCGGCCTGCCCGTGGTGCTCACCATCTTCTTCGTGGCCCGCGGCTTCCCCGAGTTCGGCCTCTACTTCGACAACCTCTGGTACCTGGTGATCGGCCTCACCATCTACAACTCGGTGGTGATCGCCGAGATCCTCCGCTCCGGCATGGAGGGGCTGCCGGGCGGTCAGGCGGAGGCCGCTGCCGCCATCGGGCTCTCCCCGGCGCAGATCACCCGGATGATCCTGCTGCCGCAGTCCTTCCGGATCATGCTGCCGGCGCTGATCAGCCAGCTGGTCGTGGTGCTCAAGGACACCTCGCTGGGCTTCATCATCAGCTACGAGGAAACACTGAACATCGGCAAGCAGATCATCGGCGTGCTGGGCAACCCGATCCAGGTGTACGTCGTGATCGCCGTGCTCTTCATCGCGGTGAACTACTCGCTGTCGAAGCTGGCCCAGTACGTCCAGCGCCGGCTCTCCCGGGGCCGCAAGACGGCAGGCATCGCGACGGACCACCTGCCGCCGGCCGCGCTCATGTCGCAGGCCGAGGGCGGCGGCGGGGGCGGCGGCATCTGA
- a CDS encoding MFS transporter has protein sequence MATDLSAPRTVRPDVAPIQRRTLRLLFTTQIIGGIGVTIGIAVGALLAARIAGTAVAGLAQSAGVVGAALLAIPVTRIMARHGRRPGLVVAYAVGAVGGVLVVLAAVTRSVPLLFLGMLFFGGGTAANLQARYAAVDLAEPARRARQLSLIIWATTIGAVAAPNFAALADRVTSGWGLPPLAGPFAFSAAAFVLAGGVLLGLLRPDPLLTARRLAAADAPVADVPAAVLAAEAPADGGPVGGDVAPAAAPVEVRAPRGAGMRVAWSVVRGRPAARLGIAAVAVGHLVMVAVMSMTPVRLGESHADADVLRLVGIVLSLHIAGMYALSPLVGWLTDRLGRRVVILGGVGLLLAACAVAGTAGHHTPRLSVGLVLLGLGWSGTMVAGSTLLSESVPDGVRPSVQGLSDLTMGLAGAGAAMASGFVMQVAGYPVLTLLAAVATVPLVALALRPVPSGAPDEEG, from the coding sequence ATGGCCACCGACCTGAGCGCGCCACGTACCGTCCGGCCCGACGTCGCGCCGATCCAGCGGCGCACCCTGCGGCTGCTCTTCACCACCCAGATCATCGGCGGCATCGGCGTGACCATCGGCATCGCCGTCGGTGCGCTGCTCGCCGCCCGGATCGCCGGCACCGCGGTAGCCGGCCTGGCGCAGAGCGCCGGGGTGGTCGGCGCGGCGCTGCTCGCCATCCCGGTCACCCGGATCATGGCGCGGCACGGCCGTCGGCCGGGCCTGGTGGTGGCGTACGCGGTCGGTGCCGTCGGCGGCGTGCTGGTGGTGCTGGCCGCGGTCACCCGCTCGGTGCCGCTGCTCTTCCTCGGCATGCTGTTCTTCGGCGGAGGCACCGCCGCGAACCTCCAGGCCCGTTACGCGGCGGTGGACCTCGCCGAGCCTGCCCGCCGGGCTCGGCAGCTCTCCCTGATCATCTGGGCCACCACCATCGGCGCGGTGGCCGCGCCGAACTTCGCCGCCCTGGCCGACCGGGTCACGAGTGGCTGGGGACTGCCGCCGCTGGCCGGCCCGTTCGCGTTCAGCGCGGCCGCGTTCGTGCTGGCCGGCGGCGTACTCCTCGGGTTGCTCCGGCCCGACCCGCTGCTCACCGCGCGCCGTCTCGCGGCGGCTGACGCGCCGGTGGCCGACGTGCCGGCGGCCGTGCTGGCCGCCGAGGCGCCAGCGGACGGCGGCCCGGTCGGTGGCGATGTGGCGCCGGCCGCCGCGCCGGTCGAGGTGCGTGCGCCGCGCGGCGCCGGGATGCGGGTGGCCTGGTCGGTGGTACGCGGGCGGCCCGCCGCCCGGCTCGGCATCGCGGCGGTGGCGGTCGGCCACCTGGTGATGGTGGCGGTGATGTCGATGACCCCGGTGCGGCTCGGTGAGTCGCACGCCGACGCCGACGTGCTACGGCTGGTCGGCATCGTGCTGAGCCTGCACATCGCCGGCATGTACGCCCTCTCCCCGCTGGTCGGCTGGCTCACCGACCGGCTCGGCCGGCGGGTGGTGATCCTCGGTGGGGTCGGGCTGCTGCTGGCAGCCTGTGCGGTCGCCGGCACCGCCGGGCACCACACGCCCCGGCTCTCGGTCGGTCTGGTGCTGCTCGGGCTGGGCTGGTCGGGGACGATGGTGGCCGGCTCGACGCTGCTCTCCGAGTCGGTGCCGGACGGCGTGCGGCCGAGCGTCCAGGGGCTGTCCGACCTGACCATGGGGCTGGCAGGGGCCGGCGCCGCCATGGCTAGCGGGTTTGTCATGCAGGTCGCCGGTTATCCGGTGCTCACCCTGCTCGCGGCGGTCGCGACGGTGCCCCTGGTGGCGCTAGCGTTGCGCCCGGTGCCGAGCGGGGCACCGGACGAGGAGGGCTGA
- a CDS encoding glutamate ABC transporter substrate-binding protein, producing the protein MRIKRVAAVAAVAALALGLTACGGDDGEDAGSGSKSFAAGSTMEKLNKAQKIKIGTKFDQPGFGQKGLSGKPEGFDVEIAKIIVKELGIPEDKIEYVETPSKVREDVIVNGNVDLVAATYTINDKRKERIAFAGPYYEAGQNILVKKDDTTITGPDSFKDGTKKVCSVTGSTPAETIKQYVKDVGTQLVLFDTYDKCRDALKGGQVNAVTTDNVILLGYIAKDEASFKLAGTNFTKEPYGIGVKKEDADFRSFINDTLDKAVADGSWKKAWDDTAGKFGAELGAAPTINRY; encoded by the coding sequence ATGCGTATCAAGCGCGTTGCCGCGGTCGCCGCGGTCGCCGCTCTGGCGCTCGGCCTGACCGCCTGTGGCGGTGACGACGGGGAGGACGCCGGTTCCGGCAGCAAGTCCTTCGCGGCCGGCAGCACCATGGAGAAGCTGAACAAGGCGCAGAAGATCAAGATCGGCACCAAGTTCGACCAGCCGGGCTTCGGCCAGAAGGGCCTGTCGGGCAAGCCGGAGGGCTTCGACGTCGAGATCGCCAAGATCATCGTCAAGGAGCTCGGTATCCCCGAGGACAAGATCGAGTACGTCGAGACGCCGTCGAAGGTCCGTGAGGACGTCATCGTCAACGGCAACGTCGACCTCGTCGCGGCGACGTACACGATCAACGACAAGCGCAAGGAGCGGATCGCCTTCGCAGGCCCGTACTACGAGGCCGGCCAGAACATCCTGGTCAAGAAGGACGACACCACCATCACCGGTCCGGACTCGTTCAAGGACGGCACCAAGAAGGTCTGCTCGGTCACCGGCTCCACCCCGGCCGAGACGATCAAGCAGTACGTCAAGGACGTCGGCACCCAGCTGGTGCTCTTCGACACCTACGACAAGTGCCGCGACGCCCTCAAGGGTGGCCAGGTCAACGCCGTCACCACGGACAACGTGATCCTGCTCGGCTACATCGCCAAGGACGAGGCGTCCTTCAAGCTGGCCGGCACCAACTTCACCAAGGAGCCGTACGGCATCGGTGTGAAGAAGGAGGACGCGGACTTCCGCAGCTTCATCAACGACACGCTGGACAAGGCGGTCGCCGACGGTAGCTGGAAGAAGGCCTGGGACGACACCGCCGGCAAGTTCGGCGCGGAACTGGGCGCGGCTCCGACCATCAACCGCTACTGA
- a CDS encoding amino acid ABC transporter permease, whose translation MNVLIDKFDVFAGGFWLTLQICVLAAIGALILGAIVAVLRISPVPPLRAVGTVYVNVFRNMPLTVVMFFAAFGLPALGSNADFLRIPVLDSLFNRLGTDLPYFRFALIALVLYTAAFVCEALRSGVNAVPPGQAEAARSLGLTFGQNLRHVVLPQSWKASVVPLGSVIIAMIKNSALVGFFGVVGDLSQTADQLTSAEGYAFIPVAIGISIGYLIMTVPLGALLDRLEKRQAVAR comes from the coding sequence GTGAACGTGCTCATCGACAAGTTCGACGTCTTTGCGGGTGGTTTCTGGCTCACCCTCCAGATCTGCGTACTCGCCGCGATCGGCGCCCTGATCCTGGGCGCCATCGTGGCGGTACTGCGGATCTCCCCCGTGCCGCCGCTGCGGGCGGTCGGCACGGTTTACGTCAACGTCTTCCGCAACATGCCGCTGACCGTGGTGATGTTCTTCGCCGCGTTCGGTCTGCCGGCGCTCGGCTCCAACGCCGACTTCCTGCGCATCCCCGTCCTGGACTCGCTGTTCAACCGGCTCGGCACTGACCTGCCGTACTTCCGCTTCGCCCTGATCGCCCTGGTGCTCTACACCGCGGCGTTCGTCTGCGAGGCGCTGCGCTCCGGGGTGAACGCGGTGCCGCCGGGGCAGGCCGAGGCGGCACGCTCGCTCGGGCTCACCTTCGGCCAGAACCTGCGCCACGTGGTGCTGCCACAGTCCTGGAAAGCCTCCGTGGTGCCGCTCGGCTCGGTGATCATCGCGATGATCAAGAACTCCGCGCTGGTCGGCTTCTTCGGGGTGGTCGGTGACCTGTCGCAGACCGCCGACCAGCTCACCTCGGCCGAGGGCTACGCCTTCATCCCCGTCGCCATCGGCATCTCGATCGGATACCTGATCATGACCGTGCCGCTCGGCGCCCTGCTGGACCGGCTGGAGAAGCGACAGGCGGTGGCCCGATGA
- the rny gene encoding ribonuclease Y, producing MNAFDIVLLAAVLILAVVVVGAVLVGVRTLRRMGAAPAPEDPAFIAEKDRQEQSLAALRTAADKANSTIDVAKSAAAAARAEAAAATAEAKAARAEARRVLDDARAEADTVLERAHKQAEADAEQLRTTARRSGEREVAVLAATTREQAAEVERRAARMDERERLHTEEVERFAERERQLTEARAALAARKSALSQRETDLAEAEELRRRELERVAGLTAEAARLELIEAIETQAKREAALLVRDIESDARSTAEQRARHIVVDAIQRVASEQTAESVVSVLHLPGDEMKGRIIGREGRNIRAFESVTGVNLIIDDTPEAVLLSCFDPVRREVGRLTLEKLVLDGRIHPHRIEEVYDLARHEVEELCQRAAEDALVEVGITEIHPELVTLLGRLRYRTSYGQNVLKHLVETAHIAGIMAAELRLDVPIIKRSAFLHDIGKALTHEVEGSHAIIGADLARKYGEHEDVVHAIEAHHNEVPPQTIEAVLTQASDACSGGRPGARRESLEAYVKRLERIEEIAASKLGVDKVFAMQAGREIRVMVKPDDVDDIGAAVLARDVAKQIEEELTYPGQIRVTVVRESRVTEIAR from the coding sequence ATGAACGCCTTCGACATCGTGCTCCTCGCGGCCGTCCTGATCCTCGCCGTGGTGGTGGTCGGGGCCGTGCTGGTCGGCGTCCGGACGCTGCGCCGGATGGGTGCGGCGCCGGCGCCGGAGGATCCCGCCTTCATCGCCGAGAAGGACCGCCAGGAGCAGTCGCTGGCCGCCCTGCGCACCGCGGCCGACAAGGCGAACAGCACGATCGACGTGGCGAAATCCGCAGCGGCCGCCGCCCGCGCTGAGGCGGCGGCGGCTACCGCCGAGGCGAAGGCCGCCCGGGCAGAGGCCCGCCGGGTGCTCGACGACGCCCGCGCCGAGGCGGACACCGTGCTGGAACGCGCGCACAAGCAGGCCGAGGCGGACGCCGAGCAGTTGCGCACCACCGCCCGGCGCAGCGGCGAGCGGGAGGTCGCGGTGCTCGCCGCCACCACCCGGGAGCAGGCCGCGGAGGTGGAGCGCCGGGCAGCCCGGATGGACGAGCGGGAGCGGCTGCACACCGAGGAGGTGGAGCGGTTCGCCGAGCGGGAGCGGCAGCTCACCGAGGCGAGGGCCGCGCTGGCGGCCCGGAAGTCCGCGCTCAGCCAGCGCGAGACCGACCTGGCCGAGGCGGAGGAGTTGCGCCGTCGGGAGCTGGAGCGGGTGGCCGGGCTCACCGCCGAGGCGGCCCGGCTGGAGCTGATCGAGGCCATCGAGACGCAGGCCAAGCGGGAGGCCGCGCTGTTGGTGCGGGACATCGAGTCCGACGCGCGCAGCACCGCCGAGCAGCGGGCCAGACACATCGTGGTGGACGCGATCCAGCGGGTGGCCAGTGAACAGACCGCGGAGAGCGTGGTCAGCGTCCTGCACCTGCCCGGCGACGAGATGAAGGGGCGGATCATCGGCCGGGAGGGCCGCAACATCCGCGCCTTCGAGTCGGTGACCGGGGTCAACCTGATCATCGACGACACCCCGGAGGCGGTGCTGCTGTCCTGCTTCGACCCGGTGCGCCGGGAGGTCGGCCGGCTCACCCTGGAGAAGCTGGTGCTGGACGGGCGGATCCACCCGCACCGGATCGAGGAGGTCTACGACCTGGCACGGCACGAGGTGGAGGAGCTCTGCCAGCGGGCCGCCGAGGACGCCCTGGTCGAGGTCGGCATCACCGAGATCCACCCGGAGCTGGTCACCCTGTTGGGCCGACTGCGCTACCGCACGTCGTACGGCCAGAACGTGCTCAAGCACCTGGTCGAGACCGCGCACATCGCCGGCATCATGGCCGCCGAGCTGCGGCTGGACGTGCCCATCATCAAGCGGTCGGCGTTCCTGCACGACATCGGCAAGGCGCTCACCCACGAGGTGGAGGGCAGTCACGCCATCATCGGCGCCGACCTGGCCCGCAAGTACGGCGAGCACGAGGACGTGGTGCACGCCATCGAGGCGCACCACAACGAGGTGCCGCCGCAGACCATCGAGGCCGTGCTCACCCAGGCCTCCGACGCCTGCTCCGGCGGGCGGCCGGGCGCGCGCCGGGAGAGCCTGGAGGCGTACGTCAAGCGGCTGGAGCGGATCGAGGAGATCGCCGCCAGCAAGCTCGGCGTGGACAAGGTCTTCGCCATGCAGGCCGGCCGGGAGATCCGGGTGATGGTCAAGCCGGACGACGTGGACGACATCGGGGCGGCCGTGCTGGCCCGGGACGTCGCCAAGCAGATCGAGGAGGAGCTGACCTATCCGGGTCAGATCCGGGTCACCGTGGTCCGCGAGTCCCGCGTCACCGAGATCGCCCGCTGA